A stretch of Lactuca sativa cultivar Salinas chromosome 6, Lsat_Salinas_v11, whole genome shotgun sequence DNA encodes these proteins:
- the LOC111890580 gene encoding uncharacterized protein LOC111890580: protein MKIRENYEKEELADFRTREFNEEFIEKQLNEEFKKLQMLTDKELDQFPKNVTLNHLKNILEIFFDDDDEDGEEENGSDDDDDDDDENIEGGENDEENEDEGGEGDENVIGEESEKENKDNGSEGGYNVTRGVENEAEKIYKQR, encoded by the exons atgaagataagaGAAAATTATGAGAAAGAAGAACTGGCAGATTTTAGAACAAGAGAATTCAATGAGGAGTTCATTGAGAAACAGTTGAATGAGGAG TTTAAGAAGCTACAAATGTTAACCGATAAGGAACTTGATCAATTCCCTAAAAATGTTACATTAAATCATTTGAAAAAtattttggaaattttttttgatgatgatgatgaagatggtgAAGAAGAAAATggaagtgatgatgatgatgatgatgatgatgaaaataTTGAAGGCGGTGAAAACGATGAAGAAAACGAGGATGAGGGAGGTGAAGGTGATGAGAATGTTATAGGAGAGGAAAGTGAGAAAGAAAATAAAGATAATGGAAGTGAAGGAGGTTATAACGTTACACGAGGAGTGGAAAATGAAGCAGAAAAGATTTACAAACAAAGATAA
- the LOC111890581 gene encoding uncharacterized protein LOC111890581, whose amino-acid sequence MGNMKTIHSFFKRKVDNEEIQDKNQEIKHHKASTSEPQPQEHENQQENDRNEATQSNPNEVVQVNLKQLERDPTKRKQMWDYPVNLREEVRQAYMSLGHFQIHLKEYHAKGSKKHPRRFQYSCVCHDYDAFTVKGFDNWKKVNDGKNCAFLKHIGCSQHRNAVAFAENLMNQEAHIENIIMKQNEEQIFKNRIRLKASIDTVSSYNDKVAYVILEKAPYNSKYISGEIQKEILRIIANKVKKHIRSEVEGIIQERFLDLVHVRDTLSLTLNTNMWRQLLHYQFDVSKIRGQGYDDASNMRGEWSGLQTLVLKHCPYAYYVHYFAHILQIALAKATDIEQLLELGEIETGKGLNQVGTLKRASDTRWGSHFRYLCSLLNMFDCTRVVLQGIIDDISATYSQRGDADAAYCFLKSFEFVFILHLIKEMIGKTDVLSQVLQKKSQDILNAMELVSSTKKSLNEFRNKG is encoded by the exons ATGGGAAATATGAAAACCATTCATTCTTTCTTCAAAAGAAAGGTTGAtaatgaagaaattcaagataaAAATCAAGAGATTAAACATCACAAAGCTTCAACAAGTGAACCACAACCACAAGAACATGAAAATCAACAAGAGAATGATAGGAATGAAGCTACACAGTCAAATCCTAATGAGGTGGTCCAGGTGAATCTTAAGCAACTAGAAAGAGACCCCACTAAAAGAAAACAAATGTGGGATTATCCGGTTAATTTAAGGGAAGAAGTAAGACAAGCTTATATGAGTTTAGGACATTTCCAAATACATCTTAAAGAATATCATGCTAAAGGTTCAAAGAAACATCCTCGTAGATTCCAATATTCCTG TGTGTGCCATGATTATGATGCATTTACTGTTAAAGGATTTGACAATTGGAAGAAAGTTAATGACGGGAAAAATTGTGCATTCTTGAAGCATATTGGTTGTTCACAACACAGAAATGCTGTTGCATTCGCTGAAAATTTGATGAACCAAGAAGCACACATTGAAAATATCATAATGAAGCAAAATGAAGAGCAAATATTTAAGAATCGTATACGATTAAAAGCTTCAATTGACACAGTTT CATCTTATAATGATAAAGTTGCATATGTTATATTAGAGAAAGCTCCTTATAATTCAAAATATATTTCTGGAGAAATTCAAAAAGAAATTCTTAGAATTATTGCAAATAAAGTTAAAAAGCATATTCGTAGTGAAGTGG AAGGGATCATACAGGAAAGGTTCTTGGATTTGGTTCATGTTAGGGATACCTTATCAttaaccctaaacacaaatatgTGGAGACAACTTTTGCACTATCAGTTTGATGTTAGTAAAATCCGTGGCCAAGGTTATGATGATGCTAGTAATATGAGAGGGGAATGGAGTGGATTACAGACACTTGTTCTTAAGCATTGTCCTTATGCATATTATGTTCACTACTTTGCTCACATATTACAAATAGCCTTG GCGAAGGCAACTGATATTGAACAATTATTGGAACTAGGTGAAATCGAAACAGGAAAAGGATTGAATCAAGTTGGGACATTAAAAAGAGCTAGCGATACACGTTGGGGTTCTCATTTTCGTTATCTTTGCAGTTTGCTTAACATGTTTGATTGTACTCGTGTTGTTCTCCAAGGAATAATTGATGACATATCTGCTACTTATTCTCAACGCGGAGATGCTGATGCAGCTTACTGTTTCCTAAAATCATTTGAGTTTGTGTTTATTCTTCACTTGATAAAGGAAATGATAGGGAAAACTGATGTACTTTCTCAAGTTCTACAAAAGAAATCCCAAGATATTCTTAATGCCATGGAGTTAGTTTCATCAACAAAGAAGAGTCTAAATGAATTCAGAAACAAGGGATGA